TGCTGTTACTTTAACCGTTAAGTCGTCTGTTGCTTTCCATAGCAATTTACCTCGTAAATTCAGATTACTTGACTCTTCTGGGTCTACCGGAACATCACTGGTTTCACCATCGTAACTGAGATAGCCTTTTCCATCTGTGCCATCAGCGGCAATGCGATAAGCCAAATTATCTGTAATTGGACCTGAAGTCATAACGGCCAAATTTTTCATTACGTTGCCATTTTTATAGGTTTCTAAACCAAGGCGTACCGCTGCTTCAGGATCAAAGGTTGGGTCGTTGGTTTTCACCGAAATCGCACCACCAATGGAGTTTTCACCCTGAGTGGTTGATTGTGGGCCACGTAGCACTTCTATTTGTTCGACATCCCAAACGCCTGATCCGCTAAAGTTATAACCTGTAAAGGCATCCGCTACGCCATCCACAGACGTGTTTACGCGCTGTCGGCTTCCGCTCACTGTTGCGTAATAACCAGTGGTTGCACCGCTGCCGTTAATACCGCGAATATTCACCGTTCCAAATGCTGCAGCGACTACGTTGGGTGCTTTTGTTACGACATCGTTAACCGTTTTTGCATCGCCTTTCGCTACGTCTTCACCGTTAATAATGGTGACTGCGGTGGTTGTGTCTTTTATGTCCTTATCCATTTTTTCACCAGTAACAACCAGTGTGGATAAGTTTGTTGTGCTTTCTGCGAATGAACTGGCAGAGATACAAGCAGCATTAATGCTGATGACAGCGATAGCCACAGTGGACAATCGGCTTGGTAAACGAGTGGGTGAGCTTTTAGCGAGAGACATGTTTTTCCTTATTTCTGACAACTTAGTAAAGATCTTGCTAATGTTATTGATAATGAGAACGATTAGCAATACTATATTTTAAGTTTTTCCCTTATTACGATTTTTTAAAAGGAAAGTAGTGTTGATCGATCAATCTGAATTGGATGTCTTGCTAAAAAATTTCGATCTGCCTTACTGTCAAATAGGCAGTGATATGTGGTGGGAGAAGGTTCGTTCCAAAGGTGCGCCACTCATTAAGAAAGAAAGCGATAAAACGAGTTTGGTATTGTTTATATGGCAAGACCCACAGGGAAAAGAAGCAGACTCCGTAATCGCGAGTGTGTTACTGGATGTGAACTCACTTACCGATCACCACAGCTGGACACCCGTTTGCCTAGATAGGGTAAGCGGAACTGATGTTTGGTTTGGCACCTTGTCAATCGACTCTCAGTGGCGAGGCAGTTATTCCTTCATTCCGATTGAAAAGCACCAGTTACCGGATCTCGTTCAGCGAACTGGCGATGGTTCGAGAGAGGCTCAACGTGCTTGGTGGATGGACGTTGCTGGAAATCAAATTCACGATGATTTGAATAAATTACCGATGCTAGTGTCTGGTTGGGGTATGAGTTCGCCTTTACACCTCCCTCATGCCCCATTGGAAATGGGTTGGATAGAGTGGGAGCAAGGAGAGCTAAATATAATCTCGGCGGAGCGCATTCAAACGATTGATTGGCAAGAAACACAGCTTGGTAATCAACGACACTGCTGGCTTTTTTCTACCGCTGTAGGCGATGCGCCATTAGTTATTTTATTGGATGGGCAAAAGTGGAGTGCGGCGAGTGGTACTTTATCGGTGCTTCAGCATTTGACAGATACAAAGCAATTAGCCCCGGCACATTATCTGATGATTCCTTCTATTGATGGTAAAACGCGTTGGAAGGAGTTGAGTTGCTATCGACCTTTCTGGCAAGCCGTGATCGACCGTTTGTTGCCGATGGTGCAAGCTCAACTTGTTCAATCAAACTGTTCTATTGCTAGTTATGTCGTGGCGGGCCAGAGCTTAGGTGGATTGGCTGCCCTGTATGCTGGCGTTACTTTTCCCGAGTACTTTTCAAAAGTCATTAGTCTTTCAGGTTCTTTTTGGTGGCCGGAAGAAAATCGAATGCGCACGCCTAGTACAACTGAGTCTACCAATGATTTACCGCTGAATAATATTCCCCCTAATAGTGTCGCGGATCATATTTTAAATGATCGTGTCAGTGCTGCTCATTTAAACGTATTTATGACCGTTGGTGTGGGCGAAAAAGACATGCACCCCTACAACGATGTTACCTATGACGCTATCAAGCACAAGAGTGGCCTGGTGTGTTACGAGAAAGTGTACGGCGGCCATGATTGGCTGTCATGGCGTTCAAGTTTGGTTAATGGGCTAGTGCATTTAATACCAGCTTAACGCTTAAGGATAATCAGATTAACGAAGGAATAACTAATGAGTAATGAAGTAAGTAATCCATTTGATAATGAACTATTGGAATTTGTTGTCTTAGTGAATGCGCTGCAACAGCATAGTTTGTGGCCGATCTTCAAGACGATTCCACAAGGTTGGCAATCCGTGTTTGGGCCAACTGATCGTGACAATTGTCTCGACTACATTGAAATGAATTGGACAGACATTCGCCCTCAAAGCCCATCTTCACTCTCTAACGGTTCTTAAGAAGTTTCATATGGAAAACAATACCGCAAAGCGTTTTTCGACTCCCAATGTATTGGCTGATAGTGCCACGGTTCCTTTAACCGATGTGCAAATGGGAATCTGGCTGGCCGATCATATTTCGTCGCAACGCAATACCTTTACCATTGCTCATAAAGTGCATATTAGTGGCGATATGGATGCTGCGTACTTGCTTGAGGCTATTCAGATTGGGCTAAAAGAATCGGATACGATTAATGCTGCCTATCGTGAATGCGATGGTGTTCCCCTTCAACATCTTGGGTGTTGTGATGTCGATGTCGCTCCCGTTCCCGTTTCTGAGTCGCTTGATTTATCAAATGATGCGGATGCTCAACAATACATGGACTTGCTCATTCAGCAAGACTTAGAGGCTGAACTGTCGCTGTCTTCTGCTACACCACTGGTTCGTCAAACTGTCTTTAAGGTGTCAGATCAACAGACGGTTTGGTATCAACGTTTTCATCATATTATGCTCGACGGTTTCAGCTTTAATGTGTTTACCGCGAGAGTGTCGGGTATTTACCAGTCGCTAATTCAGCAAAAAACGGTGACTCAAGCACCATACCGTTCCTTTTATGATGTTGTAGACGAAGAAAAAAGTTACAAAGCATCAGATAAGTATGACCGAGACAAGGCGTTCTGGCAGGCGTACTGTTCTGACTTGCCTAGTGTGGTGAGTTTATCTAATGGCGTCTCTCCGATCGCGACAGAAAAAGGTTTTGCCTCGCAACGGCTGATTCGATTAAACAGCTGTATTCGTGGTGACAAATTGCAGGCGTGCTTAAACAGGTCGCCTTCATCAAAGTTAACGGTTGCCGATTTGGCAATGGGGTTAGTATCCGCCTATTTGATTCGAGTCAGTGGGCAATGGCGAGTGCCGGTTGGCTTTCCGTTTATGGGGCGCGTGGGTAGCGTAGCGTTGAACACATTGGGTCCTGTGGTGAATGTGCTTCCGGTTATCGTTGAGGGGGCGTTGGACGATACCATTTTTGACCTAACGCTGCGTATCAAGCGAGACCTGAAAAAAATACGAAAACATCAAAAATACAACGGCGAACAAATTGCTCGTGATTTAAGTCGAGTGGGCGAGGCGTTATATGGGCCGACATTGAATCTGCGCTTATTTGACTATGACCTTTCATTCGGAGATGCCACCGCAACAATAGAGCACCTTGCAGCAGGCCCTGTAGAAGATCTTGATTTTGGAATGCACTTTGATAAAGGTGACTTGCACATTGAATGGGTTGGTAATGATCAAAAATACGATGCTGAATCGCTACAAATTCATATAGACCGCTTTGTTGAGTTCACTGAAAAGCTTCTTGCTGCGCCCGATGCGTTCATTGCGGATATATCGGTTTTGCACTCTGTGGAGCAATCAAGAATTACGGAGTGGCAACAAGGAACCGTGACGGTAGATAGTGGTTATTCTAGTTTGATTGAGCAGTTTCATAATTTAGAGTGCCTCAAAAATCTAGATAAAGAGTTGGCTTCTGTGCCGGCTTTGGTTGTGAAAGGGCAATCCCTTAGTTTTGCTGAAATACAGGGCAATATTGCGAAATGGTCACAGGTTCTGTGCGACCTTGGGGTGGAAAAAGGCGATTGTGTGGGTCTTGCTTTGCCGCGAGACGAACGAATGGTTTACGCTCTGATGGCGACGATGGGGCTTGGCGCTCATTATTTGCCAATTGACCCAACGTATCCGCAAGATCGGATTGATTGGATGCTGGAAGATGCGGCGCCTAAACTGTTATTGACGGACTCAGAAAAGGCTTTTGAAAAGAGTGACAATGTGACGGTGCAAAACATTGAAGCACCATCGTTTTTACAGTCTTTAAATCAAAAAAACGCTTCCAACCTTAGTTTAAACTTACCTTCACCAAATGATATTGCTTATATCATGTATACCTCAGGCTCTACGGGGAGGCCCAAAGGCGTTGTTATTGCTCATAAAGGTTTGGTCAATGTGGCTTTCTCCCATTGGCGACGTGATGGTGAGACGTTAGCGGCTAAGGTTCAAAATGTTAATGCCATGTTGACGGCTTCATTTTCGTTCGATACCAGTTGGGATTTAATGTATTGGCTGTGCTTTGGGCACACTTTACATATTGTCGAAGATGATATTTGCAAAGACCCAGAGCTTATACAGAATTACTACAATGAACATAATATTCATGCCGCCGATTTACCGCCAAGTGTCTTATCTCAGTTATTGGATCTTGGGGCGATAGAGTCTGGTCAGCATTTTCCTGAGTTAATGTATGTGGGCGGGGAGGCGGCGTCTTCTCGTCTTTGGCAACAAGTGCGCTGTTACCCATCGCTCAAAGTCAGAAACTATTATGGACCGACTGAAAACACCATTGATAGTTTAGGTGCGAGCGTTGAAGACACCGAACAGGTTGTCATTGGTCGCCCTATCGATAACACGGAATCCTACATTTTGGATTCTAGTCTTTCTCCCGTTGCCATTGGTGTGCCCGGTGAGTTGTATGTGTCAGGCTCTGGACTGGCATACGGTTACCTTAATCAAACGTCGTTAACGTCAACTCGGTTTATTGCCAATCCCTATAAATTGGGTGAGAGGATGTATCGAACAGGTGATTTGGTAAGGTGGTTAGAAAATGGGCATGTTGAGTATATTGGTCGTACCGATCATCAGGTACAAATTCGCGGACATCGTGTTGAACCGGGAGAGGTTGAAGCCTCATTAAATCGATTAGAAGGCGTAACCGCTAGTGTGGTGCTGACGAATAAACAAGGTAGCACGCATCGTCTGGATGCTTACTGTCTAGTGGATGTTAATGGTCTCAATGTAGAGA
The Marinomonas maritima DNA segment above includes these coding regions:
- the fes gene encoding enterochelin esterase — translated: MLIDQSELDVLLKNFDLPYCQIGSDMWWEKVRSKGAPLIKKESDKTSLVLFIWQDPQGKEADSVIASVLLDVNSLTDHHSWTPVCLDRVSGTDVWFGTLSIDSQWRGSYSFIPIEKHQLPDLVQRTGDGSREAQRAWWMDVAGNQIHDDLNKLPMLVSGWGMSSPLHLPHAPLEMGWIEWEQGELNIISAERIQTIDWQETQLGNQRHCWLFSTAVGDAPLVILLDGQKWSAASGTLSVLQHLTDTKQLAPAHYLMIPSIDGKTRWKELSCYRPFWQAVIDRLLPMVQAQLVQSNCSIASYVVAGQSLGGLAALYAGVTFPEYFSKVISLSGSFWWPEENRMRTPSTTESTNDLPLNNIPPNSVADHILNDRVSAAHLNVFMTVGVGEKDMHPYNDVTYDAIKHKSGLVCYEKVYGGHDWLSWRSSLVNGLVHLIPA
- a CDS encoding MbtH family protein, translated to MSNEVSNPFDNELLEFVVLVNALQQHSLWPIFKTIPQGWQSVFGPTDRDNCLDYIEMNWTDIRPQSPSSLSNGS